A window of the Ipomoea triloba cultivar NCNSP0323 chromosome 14, ASM357664v1 genome harbors these coding sequences:
- the LOC116005153 gene encoding uncharacterized protein LOC116005153, whose product MAEPVTTLAVISAVSGVTSALVALVQLADIVETKLQKRKERKSEAEVARVLAEVSSITGGRSIPQFRGSGYESWRKTMKAFLKSCDLWDFVEKGYKAMAFVKHRKKETWAMVIIVLALDDSVGHCMLLNANTSKQLWDGLQNKYQ is encoded by the exons ATGGCGGAGCCGGTGACGACGTTGGCCGTTATTTCGGCCGTTTCGGGAGTTACGAGTGCTCTAGTGGCATTAGTACAACTTGCCGATATCGTAGAAACGAAGCTACAGAAGAGAAAGGAACGAAAATCAGAAGCAGAGGTAGCACGAGTACTTGCCGAAGTTAG ttccATTACGGGCGGAAGATCGATTCCACAGTTTAGAGGGAGTGGGTATGAAAGCTGGCGCAAGACGATGAAGGCTTTTCTTAAATCCTGTGATCTCTGGGACTTTGTGGAAAAAGGGTACAAAGCTATGGCTTTTGTAAAGCATCGGAAGAAGGAGACCTGGGCAATGGTGATTATCGTGCTAGCACTTGACGACTCAGTTGGTCACTGCATGCTTCTTAATGCAAACACATCAAAACAACTTTGGGATGGATTACAAAACAAATATCAATAA
- the LOC116003764 gene encoding calmodulin-like protein 2 has product MADPGTAIVSLLGAASSVASIGKIIADIIEKKAQNGNAEAAKALAAISSMMGPGSFPVFDGSDYEIWRNMMRALLISHDLWDLVENGYKAKAFKKDGKKKDALAMMIILLGVDQSVRRCTLNANNSKEAWEAIQIKYQGMTDDQMAEFKAAFSLFDKDGDGCITRKELGTMMRSLGENPSEADLQDMINEVDADGNGTIDFSEFLNFMAGMKN; this is encoded by the exons ATGGCGGATCCGGGCACGGCCATTGTGAGCCTTTTAGGAGCAGCGAGTTCTGTAGCAAGTATTGGGAAAATAATTGCAGACATTATAGAAAAGAAGGCACAGAACGGAAATGCAGAAGCAGCGAAAGCACTTGCCGCAATTAG TTCTATGATGGGCCCAGGATCGTTTCCTGTGTTTGATGGGAGTGACTATGAAATCTGGCGCAATATGATGAGGGCTTTGCTTATATCCCATGATCTTTGGGACTTGGTGGAAAATGGTTACAAAGCTAAGGCTTTTAAAAAAGATGGGAAGAAGAAGGACGCCCTGGCTATGATGATTATCCTGCTGGGAGTTGACCAATCAGTTCGTCGCTGCACTCTTAATGCAAACAACTCAAAAGAAGCTTGGGAAGCAATACAAATCAAATATCAAG GCATGACGGATGATCAGATGGCCGAGTTCAAGGCGGCCTTCAGCCTATTCGACAAGGACGGCGATGGTTGCATCACTAGAAAAGAACTTGGGACTATGATGAGGTCATTGGGAGAGAATCCCAGTGAAGCTGATCTACAGGATATGATAAATGAAGTGGATGCTGATGGCAATGGAACCATTGACTTCTCAGAGTTTCTAAATTTCATGGCCGGGATGAAGAACTAG
- the LOC116004264 gene encoding uncharacterized protein LOC116004264 isoform X2, with the protein MASNNFSLIFSLLIIGAVLCSTTTVVVGTPPGPRGGAPFPPIHNPVGTSPQLNKVAGRRGLLSVPGASPNTDLLASPYNNLVQVSTPSSLKSPNSPAHGSPKGVPGASPNTNSLASPYNNLVEVPATPSKSPVHGSPKGAPPRA; encoded by the exons ATGGCTAGCAAcaacttttctttaattttctcacTTCTCATCATCGGTGCCGTTCTCTGCTCCACTACTACAGTTGTCGTCGGCACTCCCCCTGGTCCTCGGG GAGGTGCACCTTTTCCGCCTATTCATAATCCAGTAGGAACCTCGCCACAGCTCAACAAGGTGGCAGGCCGCCGTGGATTACTAAGTG TTCCTGGTGCTAGCCCTAACACTGATTTACTTGCAAGCCCGTATAATAATCTAGTACAAGTGTCGACACCATCCTCCCTCAAGTCGCCAAACTCGCCAGCTCATGGATCACCAAAAGGCG TTCCTGGTGCTAGCCCAAACACTAATTCACTTGCAAGCCCGTATAATAATCTAGTAGAAGTTCCGGCGACACCCTCCAAGTCGCCAGTCCATGGATCACCAAAAGGCG CACCACCTCGCGCTTGA
- the LOC116004264 gene encoding nascent polypeptide-associated complex subunit alpha, muscle-specific form-like isoform X1 — MASNNFSLIFSLLIIGAVLCSTTTVVVGTPPGPRGGAPFPPIHNPVGTSPQLNKVAGRRGLLSVPGASPNTDLLASPYNNLVQVSTPSSLKSPNSPAHGSPKGGIPTPPSPKSPNSPAHGSPKGVPGASPNTNSLASPYNNLVEVPATPSKSPVHGSPKGAPPRA, encoded by the exons ATGGCTAGCAAcaacttttctttaattttctcacTTCTCATCATCGGTGCCGTTCTCTGCTCCACTACTACAGTTGTCGTCGGCACTCCCCCTGGTCCTCGGG GAGGTGCACCTTTTCCGCCTATTCATAATCCAGTAGGAACCTCGCCACAGCTCAACAAGGTGGCAGGCCGCCGTGGATTACTAAGTG TTCCTGGTGCTAGCCCTAACACTGATTTACTTGCAAGCCCGTATAATAATCTAGTACAAGTGTCGACACCATCCTCCCTCAAGTCGCCAAACTCGCCAGCTCATGGATCACCAAAAGGCGGTATACCGACGCCACCCTCCCCCAAGTCACCAAACTCGCCAGCCCATGGATCACCAAAAGGCG TTCCTGGTGCTAGCCCAAACACTAATTCACTTGCAAGCCCGTATAATAATCTAGTAGAAGTTCCGGCGACACCCTCCAAGTCGCCAGTCCATGGATCACCAAAAGGCG CACCACCTCGCGCTTGA
- the LOC116004749 gene encoding uncharacterized protein LOC116004749, producing MGEAVQPPANPTPENSTETLSFKQIVANETDTEAVNQNDLDLISDDEEKDPDEEVDGGCPVIRLTKEEKLRLRSKWKQTLIVKVLGRSIGYAYLLRRLTTLWHPKARMELITIEGGYFLVKFASIEDYEFAKYGGPWMVLEHYLIVKEWVPNFYPLTDRTETVIVWVRFPCLSAEYYDHKFLMRVGAKIGRPINIDTTTSLVSRAMFAKICVEVDITKPLLSKFTLRRKVRGITYEGLHWICFKCGTYGHGLETCLQNQDQAESGEERTGNEGGGHSPAVEGNGDNGQRRMNGKKDNSKERMYVRLEITDDYGSWMVAERKGKRIATNPERNQT from the coding sequence ATGGGAGAAGCTGTCCAGCCTCCGGCAAACCCTACACCGGAGAACTCTACTGAAACACTTTCATTTAAACAGATTGTAGCAAATGAGACCGACACAGAAGCGGTAAACCAGAATGATCTAGATCTTATCTCTGACGATGAGGAAAAGGATCCAGACGAAGAGGTAGATGGAGGTTGCCCAGTCATCCGCCTCACCAAGGAGGAGAAGTTGAGACTACGTAGCAAATGGAAGCAAACCCTTATTGTGAAGGTGTTGGGGAGATCTATTGGATACGCATACTTGCTGAGAAGACTAACAACGTTGTGGCATCCAAAAGCCAGAATGGAGCTGATAACCATTGAAGGGGGTTACTTCTTGGTAAAGTTTGCATCGATAGAAGATTACGAGTTTGCAAAATACGGGGGCCCTTGGATGGTTTTGGAACACTATCTAATTGTTAAAGAATGGGTTCCAAACTTTTATCCGCTCACTGATAGAACGGAAACGGTAATAGTATGGGTGCGTTTTCCATGTTTATCGGCGGAGTATTATGACCACAAGTTTCTTATGAGGGTAGGTGCGAAGATCGGTAGGCCTATCAACATCGACACGACGACAAGCTTGGTGTCACGGGCAATGTTTGCGAAAATCTGTGTTGAGGTGGATATTACTAAACCACTGCTATCAAAGTTTACATTAAGGAGGAAGGTAAGGGGAATCACATACGAGGGTTTGCACTGGATCTGTTTTAAGTGTGGTACGTATGGTCATGGTCTTGAGACGTGCCTGCAAAACCAAGATCAAGCTGAAAGCGGGGAGGAAAGGACGGGGAACGAAGGTGGCGGACACTCGCCGGCGGTGGAGGGTAACGGGGACAACGGTCAAAGACGCATGAATGGAAAGAAAGATAACAGTAAGGAAAGAATGTATGTCAGACTAGAGATTACGGATGATTATGGCTCATGGATGGTAGCTGAGCGAAAAGGAAAAAGGATCGCAACAAATCCGGAAAGAAATCAGACGTAG
- the LOC116005181 gene encoding uncharacterized protein LOC116005181 codes for MIDLATILVIVSIIASLAAAANSVANTVKTIVETLEKTRGNGWKPNAESRKVLAKISSMMSKSSFSKLEGSNYKIWSGTMKKWLIQYELWDLLEKGYEEKGHKDKDSKKDREKDSLITLIFLLAVDQSFSGCVVDANNSKVAWAAIKTQCKVNRWKSYFCLTCKS; via the exons ATGATAGACCTCGCGACAATCTTGGTCATCGTCTCCATCATTGCGTCCCTTGCAGCAGCAGCGAATTCAGTAGCAAATACTGTGAAAACAATTGTCGAAACTTTAGAAAAGACGCGAGGGAACGGATGGAAACCAAATGCAGAATCTAGGAAAGTGCTTGCAAAGATTAG CTCCATGATGAGCAAATCATCATTTTCAAAGTTAGAGGGGAGTAATTATAAGATCTGGAGCGGCACGATGAAGAAATGGCTTATACAATATGAACTCTGGGACTTGCTGGAAAAAGGGTACGAAGAGAAAGGGCACAAAGATAAGGATTCAAAGAAAGATCGCGAGAAGGATTCCCTGATTACCTTGATTTTCCTGCTAGCAGTTGACCAATCATTTAGCGGCTGCGTTGTTGATGCAAACAACTCAAAAGTGGCTTGGGCTGCGATAAAAACGCAATGTAAAG TCAATCGCTGGAAGTCATATTTCTGTTTGACATGTAAATCATAA